A single genomic interval of Lathyrus oleraceus cultivar Zhongwan6 chromosome 7, CAAS_Psat_ZW6_1.0, whole genome shotgun sequence harbors:
- the LOC127102326 gene encoding uncharacterized protein LOC127102326, with the protein MVFSPLLKIKKESDFHWGQEQQEAFDAIKGYLTKPPILLPPSRKKHMSLYIAASDTTIGIMLAQEDVSGVERPIYYLIRVLIDAKTSRIGKWALALTEFSLTYKPLRAMKGQIVENFIVDHDVVEPSLNMVDTNPYRLYFDGSSHKNGTEVEVLILSPQDISTKFKCKIDGKCSNNEADYEALIIGLKILRDLGPKKVEIKGDSELVVRQITREYKCIKENLLMYFAMATQLLECFEVVSITHVPRMENQEANESAQIASGYKVSKEKLKDFIEIKEKMASNVSLSPNMEIPKTGGHNSTIMNVLKILKFLQGTKYFPLTICRNQIGGNRL; encoded by the exons ATGGTTTTTTCGCCACTCCTCAAGATCAAGAAGGAAAGTGATTTTCACTGGGGGCAAGAGCAGCAGGAGGCTTTCGACGCCATCAAAGGATACCTTACAAAGCCTCCCATTTTGTTACCTCCTAGTAGGAAAAAGCATATGAGTTTGTATATTGCTGCGTCGGATACGACCATAGGGATTATGTTAGCTCAAGAGGATGTCAGTGGTGTCGAAAGACCCATATATTACCTCATTCGAGTTTTGATAGATGCTAAAACTAG tcgaattgggaaatgggcgCTAGCATTAACGGAATTTTCGTTAACATATAAGCCTTTGAGGGCTATGAAGGGCCAGATAGTGGAAAATTTTATTGTGGATCATGATGTAGTTGAACCTTCACTAAACATGGTTGACACGAACCCTTACCGGTTATATTTCGATGGGTCAAGCCATAAAAATGGAACAGAAGTTGAGGTCTTAATATTATCCCCACAAGACATTTCGACGAAGTTCAAATGTAAAATCGATGGAAAATGTTCCAATAACGAAGCAGACTACGAAGCCCTAATAATTGGTCTCAAAATCCTAAGAGATTTAGGGCCCAAGAAAGTAGAAATAAAGGGAGATTCAGAACTAGTGGTCAGACAAATCACACGAGAATACAAGTGCATTAAAGAAAATTTGCTGATGTATTTTGCAATGGCGACACAACTATTGGAATGCTTCGAGGTTGTCAGCATTACGCATGTGCCAAGAATGGAGAATCAAGAAGCCAACGAGTCAGCACAAATCGCCTCTGGGTACAAGGTATCAAAAGAAAAGCTCAAGGATTTTATTGAAATAAAGGAAAAGATGGCGTCGAACGTCTCGCTGTCACCTAATATGGAAATCCCAAAAACCGGGGGGCACAATTCAACAATAATGAATGTCTTGAAAATTTTGAAGTTTTTGCAAGGCACGAAGTATTTTCCATTGACAATTTGTCGCAATCAGATTGGGGGA